From Pseudodesulfovibrio senegalensis, one genomic window encodes:
- a CDS encoding motility protein A, with protein sequence MDLATVIGIVLSFGLVVAAILTGSSLMVFISVPSALIVLGGTIGAALVNYPLSYVIGVIGVIKNTFFSNLDTPASVIDKFKDYANRARREGILSLEPLLKEIDDDYMRKGLQLTVDGLEPQTIQEIMETEISYLQERHETGADVVAVLGTLAPAMGMIGTVIGLVQMLQTMSDPSTIGPAMAVALLTTLYGAILANLVFNPMSGKLKTRSKEEVLIREMILEGILAISKGENPRIIEEKLNSFLPPKDRVTDQP encoded by the coding sequence ATGGATCTCGCAACCGTAATCGGCATAGTGTTGTCCTTCGGACTGGTGGTCGCGGCCATCCTGACCGGCAGCAGCCTGATGGTTTTCATCTCGGTGCCTTCGGCGCTCATCGTGCTTGGCGGCACCATCGGCGCGGCTCTGGTCAACTACCCCCTGAGCTATGTCATCGGGGTCATCGGCGTCATCAAGAATACGTTTTTTTCCAATCTGGATACCCCGGCCTCGGTCATCGACAAATTCAAAGACTACGCCAACCGCGCCCGCCGCGAGGGCATCCTTTCCCTGGAGCCGCTGCTCAAGGAGATTGACGACGACTACATGCGCAAGGGCTTGCAGCTCACCGTGGACGGACTCGAGCCCCAGACCATTCAGGAGATCATGGAAACCGAGATTTCCTATCTGCAGGAGCGGCACGAAACCGGCGCGGACGTGGTGGCCGTGCTGGGCACCCTGGCCCCGGCCATGGGCATGATCGGCACGGTTATCGGGCTGGTGCAGATGCTCCAGACCATGAGCGACCCCAGCACCATCGGCCCGGCCATGGCCGTGGCCCTGCTGACCACCCTGTACGGCGCGATTCTGGCCAACCTCGTCTTCAACCCCATGTCCGGCAAGCTCAAGACCCGCAGCAAGGAAGAAGTGCTGATCCGCGAAATGATCCTCGAAGGCATTCTGGCCATTTCAAAGGGCGAGAACCCGCGCATCATCGAGGAAAAACTCAACAGCTTCCTGCCGCCCAAGGATAGGGTCACGGACCAGCCTTAG
- a CDS encoding OmpA/MotB family protein yields the protein MARKKKKAQCEEMAPWLITFTDVMTLMLTFFVLLVSMAKVDERRKLVVLGSIIGTFGFHDQSYRVYTRTDTRRTVEPGPIDQGDLMPLKPLMWDYAEQDLDFRSSRFVQVLSVNADVLFGPGGAVITPEGERFLQTVLPTLSGVEYPLLLAGHTSELRDELGRNYNPGDADMVPDLSWKISLNRALAVYRWLIDNGMDPNLLKVEGFGKFKPHWSQNTAATRAKNRRVDFVLDKRSSIERDRIEDTRETAPQKPGTVDVDGFIFDVRDDTPEQ from the coding sequence ATGGCCAGAAAAAAGAAAAAGGCGCAATGCGAGGAGATGGCCCCGTGGCTCATCACCTTCACCGACGTCATGACGTTGATGCTGACCTTTTTCGTGCTGCTGGTATCCATGGCCAAGGTAGACGAACGGCGCAAGCTGGTGGTGCTCGGTTCCATCATCGGCACCTTCGGCTTTCACGACCAGTCCTACCGCGTCTATACGCGCACGGACACCCGCCGCACCGTTGAGCCCGGTCCCATCGACCAGGGCGACCTCATGCCCCTCAAGCCCCTCATGTGGGATTACGCCGAGCAGGATCTCGATTTCCGTTCCAGCCGTTTCGTGCAGGTGCTTTCCGTGAACGCGGACGTGCTTTTCGGGCCGGGCGGGGCCGTGATCACGCCCGAAGGCGAACGCTTCCTGCAGACCGTGCTGCCCACCCTGAGCGGCGTGGAGTACCCCCTGCTGCTGGCCGGGCATACCTCGGAACTGCGCGATGAACTGGGCAGGAATTACAACCCGGGCGACGCGGACATGGTCCCGGACCTTTCGTGGAAGATTTCACTGAATCGTGCGCTGGCGGTTTACCGCTGGCTTATCGACAATGGCATGGATCCCAATCTGCTCAAGGTGGAGGGGTTCGGCAAGTTCAAGCCGCACTGGTCCCAGAACACAGCGGCCACACGGGCCAAGAACCGGCGTGTGGATTTCGTGCTGGACAAGCGCTCAAGCATTGAGCGCGACCGCATCGAGGATACCCGCGAAACAGCGCCGCAAAAGCCGGGGACCGTGGATGTGGACGGCTTCATTTTTGACGTGCGCGACGACACGCCGGAGCAATAG
- a CDS encoding OmpA/MotB family protein has translation MARKEKKEKCPPLALWLVTFSDLTTLLLTFFVLLLTMSSMDSSLLTTVTLTTADLGLLDIRGSGKVTATERLVAEMMEKPWEVMDKQNRIKDLLYPEDTMPLELNKRELSENLDILARNDGVALVITDKLLFREGSTELSDAGKYVVGRLAPVINYMTAPVNVVGYADTLAEGVDPYAVSEDRALSVLTCLQDNKVPQKRFSLSAYGNDRPRYTGENPELRAKNRRVEILLKTRVAVGSYL, from the coding sequence ATGGCCAGAAAGGAGAAAAAAGAGAAATGTCCGCCGCTGGCGCTGTGGCTGGTCACGTTCTCCGACCTGACCACGCTGCTGCTGACATTTTTCGTGCTGCTTCTGACCATGTCGTCCATGGACAGCAGCCTTTTGACCACGGTCACCCTGACCACCGCGGACCTTGGCCTGCTAGACATTCGCGGTTCGGGCAAGGTCACGGCCACCGAGCGTCTTGTGGCCGAGATGATGGAAAAACCGTGGGAAGTCATGGACAAGCAGAACCGCATCAAGGACCTGCTCTATCCGGAGGACACCATGCCGCTGGAACTGAACAAGCGGGAATTGAGCGAGAATCTGGACATACTGGCCCGCAATGACGGCGTGGCGCTGGTGATCACGGACAAGCTGCTGTTTCGCGAAGGCTCCACTGAGCTGAGCGATGCCGGCAAATACGTGGTGGGCAGGCTGGCCCCGGTCATCAATTACATGACCGCGCCCGTGAACGTGGTGGGCTATGCCGATACTTTGGCCGAGGGCGTGGACCCCTATGCCGTGTCCGAGGACCGCGCCCTGTCCGTGCTGACCTGCCTGCAGGACAACAAGGTGCCGCAGAAACGGTTTTCCCTATCGGCCTACGGCAACGACAGGCCCCGCTATACGGGCGAGAATCCCGAGTTGCGCGCCAAGAACCGGCGCGTGGAGATACTGCTCAAGACCCGGGTGGCGGTGGGCTCGTACCTGTAG
- a CDS encoding flagellar basal body-associated FliL family protein, translating to MADEALPQEEKKKGGKIKWIILAVLIIALAGGGYFAYTKFFAAPAEETQAEEAGDQQQAQQPAEGQLVPLPQFLVNLADPLGRRYLKLGLEVEVRDEKVTENLTKNEAKIKDTMLLLLSSKTFDQLSTLKAKVELKQEIVRRLNQILGNGSILRVYITEMVIQ from the coding sequence GTGGCTGACGAAGCGCTTCCCCAGGAAGAAAAGAAAAAGGGCGGCAAGATCAAGTGGATTATTCTGGCCGTGCTGATCATCGCGCTGGCCGGAGGCGGCTACTTTGCCTACACCAAGTTCTTTGCCGCGCCCGCCGAGGAAACGCAGGCTGAAGAGGCCGGTGACCAGCAACAGGCGCAGCAGCCTGCCGAAGGGCAGCTGGTGCCGCTGCCGCAATTTCTGGTCAATTTGGCCGACCCGTTGGGCAGGCGCTATCTCAAGCTCGGGCTTGAGGTGGAGGTGCGCGACGAGAAGGTTACGGAGAACCTGACCAAGAACGAGGCCAAGATAAAGGATACCATGCTGTTGCTGCTTTCCAGCAAGACCTTCGACCAGCTTTCCACGCTCAAGGCCAAGGTGGAGCTCAAGCAGGAGATCGTGCGCAGGCTCAACCAGATTCTGGGCAACGGCAGCATTCTGCGGGTGTACATAACGGAAATGGTTATTCAGTAG
- the fliN gene encoding flagellar motor switch protein FliN codes for MSDDQDKLAEEWAAALGGDEDEGSDPVEDTMADMAADAGGGSDEALADEWAAALADTEQEEVRDEKEQQFLATQAHTAEFEDMTAEAKSGSNEGGKRDLDFILDIPLDVSAELGRTKLLINELLQLGQGSVVELNKLAGEPLEIYVNGKLVARGEAVVINEKFGIRLTDIISPIERVKQLG; via the coding sequence ATGTCTGACGATCAGGACAAATTGGCTGAAGAATGGGCCGCAGCACTGGGCGGAGACGAGGACGAAGGCTCGGATCCGGTCGAGGATACCATGGCCGACATGGCCGCGGACGCCGGAGGCGGGTCCGATGAGGCCCTTGCCGACGAATGGGCCGCGGCTCTGGCCGATACCGAGCAGGAAGAGGTCCGGGACGAAAAGGAACAGCAGTTCCTGGCCACGCAGGCGCACACTGCGGAGTTTGAGGACATGACCGCAGAAGCCAAGTCCGGCTCCAACGAAGGCGGCAAGCGGGACCTTGATTTCATTCTGGATATCCCTCTGGACGTCTCCGCGGAACTGGGGCGCACCAAGCTGCTCATCAACGAGCTTTTGCAGCTCGGTCAGGGTTCCGTTGTGGAGCTGAACAAGCTCGCGGGCGAACCGCTGGAAATCTACGTGAACGGAAAGCTGGTGGCGCGCGGCGAAGCTGTGGTCATCAACGAAAAGTTCGGTATCCGGCTGACGGACATCATCAGCCCCATCGAACGGGTGAAACAGCTTGGATAA
- the fliO gene encoding flagellar biosynthetic protein FliO, giving the protein MDNATIADGAHRAVQSSGAVLDTGSSIFATLGYLCLILGGLFLVYWLLRRFGPFGMGTPGSNAHSPRLLGRLYLGNRQSVAVVRYKTKTMVLGVTEHQINLLGQEEGDEPEDNEPSSSAFAGLLKGKVEDASES; this is encoded by the coding sequence TTGGATAACGCCACCATTGCCGACGGAGCGCACAGGGCGGTCCAGTCGTCCGGCGCGGTTCTCGACACGGGGTCGAGCATTTTTGCCACATTGGGCTATCTGTGCCTGATTCTTGGCGGGCTGTTTTTAGTGTATTGGCTTTTGCGCCGGTTCGGGCCGTTCGGCATGGGCACGCCGGGTTCGAATGCGCACAGCCCGCGCCTGTTGGGGCGGCTGTATCTGGGCAATCGCCAAAGCGTGGCCGTGGTGCGCTACAAGACGAAAACAATGGTGCTGGGTGTGACCGAGCACCAGATCAACCTGCTCGGGCAGGAAGAGGGCGACGAGCCGGAAGACAATGAACCGTCGTCCTCCGCGTTTGCCGGGCTGCTCAAGGGAAAGGTCGAGGATGCATCGGAATCCTGA
- the fliP gene encoding flagellar type III secretion system pore protein FliP (The bacterial flagellar biogenesis protein FliP forms a type III secretion system (T3SS)-type pore required for flagellar assembly.), with protein sequence MVLVSFVAAWAQDPVIPKLSMSLAAGQAEPEEISVLLEILFMFTVLSMAPAIILTMTSFTRIIVVFHFLRQAMGTQQMPPNQIMAALAMFMTFVIMWPVATTVNNEALQPYLEEEIPFSEALDRAQQPVRAFMFKHTREKDLSIFYSITGEPRPTTKQDVPTIMLVAAYTISELKTGFTIGFLIYIPFLILDMVVASILLSMGMMMLPPVMVSLPFKILLFILVDGWSLLVGSLVNTFMIK encoded by the coding sequence ATGGTGCTCGTCTCCTTTGTTGCCGCCTGGGCGCAGGACCCGGTCATCCCCAAGCTGAGCATGAGCCTTGCCGCCGGTCAGGCCGAGCCCGAAGAGATTTCCGTGCTGCTGGAAATCCTGTTCATGTTCACGGTGCTGTCCATGGCGCCGGCCATCATCCTGACCATGACTTCCTTCACCCGCATCATCGTGGTCTTTCATTTTTTGCGGCAGGCCATGGGCACGCAGCAGATGCCGCCCAACCAGATCATGGCAGCGCTGGCCATGTTCATGACCTTCGTGATCATGTGGCCCGTGGCCACCACGGTCAACAACGAGGCCCTGCAGCCCTATCTGGAAGAAGAGATTCCCTTTTCCGAAGCCTTGGATCGTGCCCAGCAACCCGTCCGGGCCTTCATGTTCAAGCATACCCGGGAAAAGGACCTTTCCATTTTCTATTCCATCACCGGGGAGCCCCGGCCCACCACCAAGCAGGATGTGCCCACCATCATGCTGGTGGCCGCCTATACCATCAGTGAGCTCAAGACCGGGTTCACCATCGGGTTTCTCATTTACATTCCGTTCCTCATTCTGGATATGGTCGTGGCCAGCATCCTGCTCTCCATGGGCATGATGATGCTGCCGCCGGTCATGGTTTCGCTGCCGTTCAAAATTCTTTTGTTCATTCTGGTGGATGGCTGGAGCCTGTTGGTGGGCTCATTGGTCAACACGTTCATGATCAAATGA
- the fliQ gene encoding flagellar biosynthesis protein FliQ codes for MTPEFVIGFAREAIEMTLTIALPMLAIGMVVGLTVSIIQTATQLQEMTLTIVPKIIAIFIALLVAFPWIMDKMVTYTRTLFINLPKYIQ; via the coding sequence ATGACACCGGAATTCGTCATAGGATTTGCCCGCGAGGCCATTGAAATGACCCTGACCATCGCCCTGCCCATGCTTGCCATCGGCATGGTGGTTGGCCTGACGGTTTCCATCATCCAGACCGCTACCCAGCTGCAGGAAATGACCCTGACCATCGTGCCCAAGATCATTGCCATCTTCATTGCCCTGCTGGTGGCGTTTCCATGGATAATGGACAAGATGGTCACCTACACCCGCACGCTGTTCATCAATCTTCCGAAATATATCCAATAG
- the rlmB gene encoding 23S rRNA (guanosine(2251)-2'-O)-methyltransferase RlmB — protein MQKNAERPQAGGKSFVIGNKPVLELLQNSPARVDFVYFRKGRHDKGLEQIISLCKKVKIPFKALPGQSLDRMYRGNHQGVIAQAAALEYVDLDHVLEAAHSAPLPLVVVLDQVQDPGNVGVLARTLYALGGAGLVVGRHHSAYLGTGAVKASAGTLNHLPVAKAGNVSRALEQCAKQGFLIYGAGTGDDAQHAYETELRTPAVLVLGNEEKGIRPGVAKHCDTMLAIPFARPFDSLNVAQAGAILVSRFSAQCM, from the coding sequence ATGCAAAAAAACGCAGAGAGACCACAGGCGGGCGGCAAGTCCTTTGTCATCGGCAACAAGCCGGTGCTGGAATTATTGCAGAATTCCCCGGCCCGCGTGGACTTCGTCTATTTTCGCAAAGGTCGCCACGACAAGGGGCTGGAGCAGATCATTTCATTATGTAAAAAGGTCAAGATTCCGTTCAAGGCCCTGCCGGGCCAAAGCCTTGACCGCATGTATCGCGGCAACCACCAGGGTGTCATCGCCCAGGCCGCGGCACTGGAATACGTTGACCTCGACCATGTGCTCGAAGCAGCCCACAGCGCGCCCTTGCCGCTGGTGGTGGTGCTGGACCAGGTGCAGGACCCGGGCAACGTGGGCGTTCTGGCCCGCACGCTCTATGCGCTGGGCGGGGCCGGGCTGGTGGTGGGCCGCCACCACAGCGCCTATCTCGGAACCGGAGCGGTCAAGGCCAGCGCAGGAACCCTGAACCACCTGCCCGTGGCCAAGGCCGGAAACGTGAGCCGCGCGCTGGAGCAATGCGCCAAGCAGGGATTCCTCATCTACGGAGCGGGAACCGGAGACGACGCGCAGCACGCCTATGAGACCGAGTTGCGCACGCCTGCGGTACTGGTGCTGGGCAACGAGGAAAAGGGCATCCGCCCGGGCGTTGCCAAGCATTGCGACACCATGCTGGCCATCCCCTTTGCCCGGCCGTTCGATTCGCTGAACGTTGCCCAGGCCGGGGCCATTCTGGTCAGCCGCTTTTCCGCGCAATGCATGTGA
- a CDS encoding LysM peptidoglycan-binding domain-containing protein, which produces MHKFSRVRLLFLLVAGAALLAACTPKSVSTDEQAATDRTVYAESFGPDSPDETLDPELAADPKSDDSTLTEAEQTVLNSRFGLLFDLEPHESKEVEQYLKYFTHKARRTFERWLKRSEPYLPYVRKTLTRHGLPQDLVLLPFTESGYNPKAYSWAGAGGMWQFMPYTGRKYGLKVDWWIDERRDPYKATEAAAKYLKELHERFGDWYLALAAYNAGEGKISRALKKTNSDDFFELCKKNRRLSRRSRLRKETRHYVPKFIAISKIFQNLDMLGFEPVRWDQDKETVAVAIPGGTDLLALARAGKMSWREFHEMNPAFRRQVSPPDFKATAHLPVDRADKMMAYLANPSSRPYAGYVRYRIRSGDSWWRISRKFGVPISVLKKVNNRRSNTLRPGRYVMVPGRGSARAIASSGTSPIPTSGRYKVRRGDSWWTISRKFGVSINRLKSANNRRSNTLRIGQIVRIPGSKASASKKYASASTKKRAIAAKKGNYVVKRGDSLWSISKRYRISVSTLKSANGLGSSRLKPGMKLFIPDHSSAATRTAAKKAESAKAAQLVRYKVRRGDTLSKIARRFGVRISDLRRWNSLNRKGTIYAGQRLKVYVQ; this is translated from the coding sequence TTGCATAAATTCAGTAGAGTACGACTTTTATTCCTGTTGGTTGCCGGCGCGGCGCTTTTGGCGGCATGTACGCCCAAATCCGTGTCCACCGACGAACAGGCCGCAACGGACAGGACCGTGTATGCGGAATCCTTCGGGCCGGACAGCCCGGATGAGACCCTCGACCCGGAACTGGCCGCCGACCCGAAATCCGACGATTCCACCCTGACCGAAGCCGAGCAGACAGTGCTCAACTCCCGCTTCGGACTGCTGTTCGACCTTGAACCGCACGAAAGCAAGGAAGTGGAACAATACCTTAAGTACTTCACGCATAAGGCGCGGCGTACGTTCGAGCGTTGGCTCAAACGTTCCGAGCCGTATTTGCCCTATGTGCGCAAGACCCTGACCCGCCACGGCCTGCCCCAGGATCTGGTGCTGCTGCCCTTTACCGAATCCGGGTACAACCCCAAGGCCTATTCGTGGGCCGGAGCGGGCGGCATGTGGCAGTTCATGCCCTATACCGGCCGCAAGTACGGGCTCAAGGTGGACTGGTGGATTGATGAACGCCGTGATCCGTACAAGGCAACCGAAGCCGCCGCCAAATACCTCAAGGAATTGCATGAGCGGTTCGGGGACTGGTATCTGGCCCTGGCCGCATACAACGCGGGCGAAGGCAAAATCTCACGCGCACTGAAAAAGACCAATTCCGACGACTTCTTCGAGCTGTGCAAGAAGAACCGCAGGCTTTCGCGCCGTAGTCGGCTGCGCAAGGAAACACGGCATTACGTTCCCAAATTCATTGCCATTTCCAAGATATTCCAGAACCTCGACATGCTCGGGTTCGAGCCGGTGCGCTGGGATCAGGACAAGGAGACCGTGGCCGTGGCCATCCCCGGCGGCACGGACCTGCTGGCCCTTGCCCGCGCCGGAAAAATGAGCTGGCGCGAGTTCCACGAAATGAACCCGGCCTTCCGCAGGCAGGTCAGCCCGCCCGATTTCAAGGCCACCGCGCATCTGCCCGTGGACAGGGCGGACAAGATGATGGCCTATCTGGCCAACCCGTCTTCGCGTCCCTACGCGGGCTATGTTCGCTACCGCATCCGCAGCGGCGACTCGTGGTGGCGTATTTCCCGCAAGTTCGGAGTGCCCATTTCCGTGCTCAAGAAGGTCAACAATCGGCGCAGCAACACCCTGCGCCCTGGCCGCTATGTCATGGTTCCGGGCCGCGGTTCGGCAAGGGCCATCGCCTCTTCGGGCACGAGCCCCATTCCGACGTCGGGCCGCTACAAGGTGCGCCGCGGCGATTCATGGTGGACCATTTCCCGCAAGTTCGGGGTTTCCATCAATCGTCTCAAGAGTGCCAACAACCGCCGGAGCAATACGCTGCGAATCGGACAGATCGTGCGTATCCCCGGTTCCAAGGCCTCGGCCTCCAAGAAGTACGCCTCCGCATCCACAAAGAAGCGCGCCATTGCTGCCAAGAAGGGCAATTACGTGGTCAAACGGGGCGACTCCCTGTGGTCGATTTCCAAGCGCTACCGCATCAGCGTGAGCACGCTCAAGAGTGCCAACGGGCTTGGCTCCAGCCGCCTCAAACCGGGCATGAAGCTGTTCATTCCCGACCATTCCTCGGCTGCCACGCGTACGGCCGCCAAAAAGGCCGAAAGCGCCAAGGCCGCCCAACTGGTGCGCTACAAGGTGCGCCGGGGCGATACCCTTTCCAAGATTGCCCGCCGTTTTGGCGTGCGCATCAGCGACCTGCGCCGCTGGAACAGCCTGAACAGGAAAGGCACCATCTACGCGGGCCAGCGTCTCAAGGTCTACGTTCAGTAG